In Osmia bicornis bicornis chromosome 1, iOsmBic2.1, whole genome shotgun sequence, the following proteins share a genomic window:
- the LOC114883217 gene encoding lysine-specific demethylase lid isoform X1, translated as MVSRFDTNFGCDDFFGTYHCTQDMACDRGDSDFEFVIPPEAPVFEPSIEEFHDPLSYIAKIRPIAAKSGICKIKPPPNWQPPFAVDVDKFKFVPRIQRLNELEAKTRIKLNFLDQIAKFWELQGSSLKIPLVERKALDLYSLHKIVTDEGGIETVTRERRWAKIANKLGYPSGRSVGSILKNHYERILYPFDVFKQGKALTDIKIEPDSNVNEKKDRDYKPHGIISRQQIKPPTEKFSRRSKRFNAQEEKQEVSVKQEDCKEECDDSDTDFKDGLRSKDFDDNSKELKKLQFYGAGPKMAGFNTKEAKKSNKTRGVKLVYEFDPLAKYICHNCGRGDNEESMLLCDGCDDSYHTFCLMPPLTEIPKGDWRCPKCVAEEVSKPMEAFGFEQAQREYTLQQFGEMADQFKSDYFNMPVHMVPTSLVEKEFWRIVSSIDEDVTVEYGADLHTMDHGSGFPTKTSVNLFTCDQEYAESSWNLNNLPVLRSSVLGHINADISGMKVPWMYVGMCFATFCWHNEDHWSYSINYLHWGEPKTWYGVPGSQAEKFEQSMKAAAPELFHSQPDLLHQLVTIMNPNILTSEGVPVYRTDQHAGEFVVTFPRAYHAGFNQGYNFAEAVNFAPADWLKIGRECISHYSNLRRFCVFSHDELVCKMSLEPDSLDIGIATATYHDMLQMVDDEKKLRKNLLEWGVTEAEREAFELLPDDERQCEVCKTTCFLSAVTCSCHSSQLVCLRHFTELCDCPPEKHTLRYRYTLDELPIMLQKLKLKAESFDSWVTKVKEAMDPDKKSDKIELNELKELLNEAESKKFPDSELLTALTTAVQDAEKCASVAQQLLNNKQRTRTRQSVETKYKLTVEELTLFYKEITNLCCELKESDGVKFILDQVLQFQKEAEEFESKEDDCDIEQLEKCIDFGDSICIELPQLVRLKQKLAQIQWLDEVKTLQEDPKSIHRDDLAKLIEKGMTIPPHLSIENTLSELQALMLAIDNWEEKAKLYLHTKNRQTIASLEEFIGEADKVEAYLPSLDVLQDTLNKAKNWSKMVEDVQARDNFPYYNTLDDLIKRGRNIPLHLDALPILESTLSQAKTWKERTARTFLRKNSHYTLMEALSPRIGVGIQALKSKKNKSEESVGPVFVCDTKLDDSNDSATIVAAFKLAEQREMEAMRNLRERNLMKTEIEDSRYCVCRRPRFGLMLQCELCKDWFHSNCVPLPKTSYKGKLPMSREIKFLCPCCLRSRRPRLETILALLVSLQKIPIRLPEGEALQCLTERAMNWQDRARQALATDEISSALAKLSVLSQKLVEAAAREKTEKIISSELKKAANNPELHQRVQAIAPLSGVHSDDSMISTADDDDDVVTIDDDEPSCSTFNSNEHAYSYISKIQRKSQSSDSSDVAVALSQAARLRLEELMMEGDLLEVALDETQHIWRILSHTNSPSTVRKYATYDDVQTNPNQETRDVRKRGRKRKSEEFELLKKLGRQKMEEKNLAKRKGLQKEKKSAGSPVPMKRGPRKMKRKEGEEGPKKRGGNRKKTKQDTSDEEDDCAAVNCLRPSGREVDWVQCDGGCEGWFHMHCVGLDRTEIAEEDDYICSNCKEAEQNSTSRAPDPLAESLGLDALLSLSQSQGYQGTDSDADIQETTSFVRTY; from the exons AACTGGCAGCCACCATTCGCTGTTGATGTTGataaattcaaatttgttCCAAGAATACAAAGACTAAATGAACTGGAAGCGAAAACAAGAATAAAACTTAATTTCTTGGATCAAATCGCAAAATTCTGGGAGCTTCAAGGTTCTTCGTTAAAAATTCCTCTTGTGGAGCGCAAAGCTCTTGATTTATATTCTCTGCATAAGATAGTTACCGATGAAG GTGGCATTGAAACTGTAACAAGGGAAAGAAGATgggcaaaaattgcaaataaacTAGGTTATCCTTCTGGACGTAGTGTTGGAagcattttaaaaaatcattatgaaagaattttatatCCGTTTGACGTTTTTAAACAGGGCAAAGCATTAACAGACATT aaaattgaGCCAGATTCCAATGTAAATGAGAAAAAAGATCGTGACTACAAGCCACATGGAATTATATCAAGGCAGCAAATTAAACCTCCAACTGAAAAATTTTCACGTCGATCAAAAAGGTTCAATGCCCAAGAGGAAAAGCAAGAAGTATCTGTTAAACAAGAAGATTGTAAGGAAGAGTGTGATGATTCAGATACTGATTTTAAAGATGGACTTAGAAGTAAGGATTTCGATGACAATAGCAAAGAGCTTAAAAAGTTACAATTTTATGGAGCTGGCCCGAAAATGGCTGGATTCAATACCAAAGAAGCCAAGAAGTCGAATAAAACTAGGGGTGTAAAGCTTGTTTATGAATTTGATCCT CTGGCAAAATACATTTGTCATAATTGTGGAAGAGGCGACAACGAAGAAAGTATGCTTTTATGCGATGGATGTGACGATAGTTATCATACTTTCTGTTTAATGCCACCGCTAACAGAAATACCAAAAGGCGATTGGCGGTGTCCAAAATGTGTTGCTGAAGAAGTATCCAAGCCGATGGAAGCATTTGGATTTGAGCAAGCTCAAAGGGAATATACTCTTCAACAATTCGGTGAAATGGCTGATCAATTCAAGAGTGATTATTTTAACATGCCTGTACAT ATGGTGCCAACATCTTTGGTAGAGAAAGAATTTTGGCGGATAGTCTCTTCAATTGACGAAGATGTAACAGTTGAATATGGAGCAGATTTACATACCATGGACCATGGTTCTGGATTTCCAACGAAAACGagtgttaatttatttacatgCGATCAGGAGTATGCTGAATCATCAtggaatttgaataatttaccAGTTTTGCGTAGTAGCGTCCTAGGTCACATTAATGCCGACATCAGTGGTATGAAGGTACCATGGATGTATGTTGGGATGTGTTTTGCAACATTTTGTTGGCATAACGAGGATCATTGGAgctattcaattaattatttacattgGGGAGAGCCAAAAACATGGTATGGTGTGCCTGGCTCTCAGGCAGAAAAGTTTGAGCAGTCAATGAAAGCTGCTGCACCAGAATTGTTTCATAGTCAGCCAGATTTACTTCATCAATTAGTAACTATTATGAATCCTAACATATTAACAAGCGAAG GTGTTCCAGTATACAGAACTGATCAACATGCAGGTGAATTCGTGGTAACATTTCCCCGTGCGTATCACGCCGGTTTTAACCAAGGGTATAACTTTGCTGAAGCTGTGAATTTTGCACCTGCAGATTGG CTCAAAATTGGACGAGAATGCATATCGCATTATTCGAATTTAAGGCGATTTTGTGTATTCTCTCACGATGAATTGGTATGCAAAATGTCGTTGGAGCCAGATTCATTAGACATAGGAATTGCAACTGCAACTTATCATGACATGCTTCAAATGGTGGATGATGAGAAAAAATTGCGGAAAAATTTGTTGGAATGG GGTGTAACAGAAGCTGAACGTGAAGCATTTGAACTATTACCAGATGATGAGAGACAGTGTGAAGTGTGCAAAACAACTTGTTTTTTGAGTGCAGTTACATGTTCATGTCACAGTTCACAGTTAGTTTGCTTAAGACATTTCACAGAACTTTGTGACTGCCCTCCAGAAAAGCACACATTACGTTATCGCTATACTTTAGACGAATTACCAATTATGCTACAAAAGTTAAAGTTAAAAGCAGAGTCATTTGACTCTTGGGTGACAAAAGTAAAAGAAGCAATGGACCCTGATAAGAAAAGTGACAAAATTGAACTGAATGAATTAAAAGAACTTTTAAATGAAgcagaaagtaaaaaattcCCAGACAGTGAGTTGCTTACAGCTTTAACAACTGCTGTACAAGATGCTGAAAAATGTGCAAGTGTTGCACAACAACTTTTGAATAATAAACAGCGTACTAG GACTAGGCAATCTGTTGAAACTAAGTATAAGCTTACAGTAGAAGAGTTAACACTTTTCTACAAAGAAATTACAAATCTGTGCTGTGAACTTAAGGAATCCGATGGAGTTAAATTCATACTTGATCAAGTATTACAGTTTCAAAAAGAAGCAGAAGAGTTTGAATCTAAAGAGGATGATTGTGATATTGAACAGCTGGAAAAGTGTATTGATTTTGGTGATTCTATTTGCATTGAACTACCTCAACTCGTTCGTTTAAAACAA AAATTAGCACAAATACAATGGCTGGATGAAGTCAAAACTCTCCAAGAAGATCCAAAATCTATACATCGCGATGATCTCGCAAAATTAATCGAAAAAGGTATGACAATACCTCCTCACTTAAGTATAGAAAATACGCTTTCGGAATTACAAGCATTAATGCTTGCAATTGATAACTGGGAAGAGAAAGCAAAATTGTACCTTCATACAAAAAATCGACAAACCATCGCGTCTCTCGAAGAATTTATTGGCGAGGCTGATAAGGTAGAAGCTTATTTACCAAGTTTGGATGTTCTTCAAGACACATTAAATAAAGCAAAGAATTGGTCGAAGATGGTGGAAGACGTACAAGCAAGAGATAACTTTCCATATTATAATACATTAgatgatttaattaaacggGGTAGAAACATCCCATTGCACCTAGATGCTCTTCCAATCTTAGAATCGACTCTTTCTCAAGCAAAAACTTGGAAAGAAAGAACAGCAAGAACATTCCTAAGGAAAAATTCGCATTACACTTTAATGGAAGCATTGTCACCACGAATCGGAGTCGGTATACAAGCGCTGAAATCTAAGAAGAATAAGAGCGAAGAGTCAGTAGGGCCCGTTTTCGTCTGTGATACAAAATTGGACGATTCCAATGATTCGGCTACCATTGTAGCCGCGTTTAAATTAGCTGAACAACGCGAAATGGAAGCGATGAGAAATTTAAGGGAGAGAAACTTAATGAAGACCGAAATCGAAGATTCGAGGTATTGTGTCTGTCGTCGACCGAGGTTCGGGCTCATGCTTCAATGTGAACTTTGTAAAGATTGGTTCCATT CAAATTGTGTACCTTTACCAAAAACATCGTATAAAGGAAAGTTACCAATGTCAAGAGAAATCAAGTTTTTATGTCCTTGTTGTTTACGTTCacggcggccaagattggaaACAATTTTGGCTCTTCTAGTTAGTCTTCAAAAAATTCCAATCCGTTTACCGGAGGGTGAGGCATTGCAATGTTTAACAGAACGTGCAATGAATTGGCAG GACCGAGCCCGACAGGCCTTGGCTACAGATGAAATTTCATCTGCGCTAGCAAAATTGTCTGTATTGTCACAGAAATTAGTTGAAGCGGCAGCTCGCGAAAAAACCGAAAAAATTATTAGTAGTGAGTTAAAAAAGGCAGCAAATAATCCTGAATTGCATCAAAGGGTACAAGCTATTGCACCGCTTAGTGGTGTGCATTCAGATGATAGCATGATCAGTACGGCG GACGATGACGACGATGTTGTTACTATAGATGATGATGAGCCAAGTTGTAGTACATTCAACAGTAACGAACATGCATATTCTTATA TATCCAAAATTCAGCGTAAGTCACAATCGAGTGACTCGAGCGACGTTGCAGTTGCACTTTCACAAGCTGCAAGGTTGCGTTTAGAGGAACTAATGATGGAAGGTGATTTATTAGAAGTAGCGTTAGACGAAACGCAACACATCTGGCGTATATTAAGTCACACGAATAGTCCAAGCACCGTACGAAAGTATGCAACGTACGACGATGTTCAAACAAATCCCAATCAAGAGACGAGGGACGTGAGAAAACggggaagaaaaaggaaatctGAGGAATTCGAATTACTTAAGAAGCTTGGAAGacaaaaaatggaagaaaagaatttaGCTAAACGCAAGGGATTGCAGAAGGAGAAAAAATCTGCTGGTTCTCCGGTGCCAATGAAGCGTGGACCTCGAAAG ATGAAACGCAAAGAGGGTGAAGAAGGCCCAAAGAAAAGAGGTGGCAACAGAAAGAAGACGAAGCAGGATACATCTGACGAAGAAGATGATTGCGCTGCTGTTAATTGCTTACGACCCAGCG GTAGGGAAGTTGATTGGGTACAGTGTGACGGTGGCTGTGAGGGTTGGTTCCATATGCACTGCGTTGGCTTGGATCGCACAGAAATAGCTGAGGAAGACGATTACATATGCAGTAATTGTAAAGAAGCAGAACAAAACTCGACG TCAAGAGCGCCAGATCCTCTAGCCGAATCATTAGGCCTGGATGCACTTCTTTCCCTTTCTCAATCTCAGGGATACCAAGGTACAGACAGTGACGCAGATATTCAAGAAACGACGTCCTTCGTCAGGACCTACTAG
- the LOC114883217 gene encoding lysine-specific demethylase lid isoform X2, translated as MVSRFDTNFGCDDFFGTYHCTQDMACDRGDSDFEFVIPPEAPVFEPSIEEFHDPLSYIAKIRPIAAKSGICKIKPPPNWQPPFAVDVDKFKFVPRIQRLNELEAKTRIKLNFLDQIAKFWELQGSSLKIPLVERKALDLYSLHKIVTDEGGIETVTRERRWAKIANKLGYPSGRSVGSILKNHYERILYPFDVFKQGKALTDIKIEPDSNVNEKKDRDYKPHGIISRQQIKPPTEKFSRRSKRFNAQEEKQEVSVKQEDCKEECDDSDTDFKDGLRSKDFDDNSKELKKLQFYGAGPKMAGFNTKEAKKSNKTRGVKLVYEFDPLAKYICHNCGRGDNEESMLLCDGCDDSYHTFCLMPPLTEIPKGDWRCPKCVAEEVSKPMEAFGFEQAQREYTLQQFGEMADQFKSDYFNMPVHMVPTSLVEKEFWRIVSSIDEDVTVEYGADLHTMDHGSGFPTKTSVNLFTCDQEYAESSWNLNNLPVLRSSVLGHINADISGMKVPWMYVGMCFATFCWHNEDHWSYSINYLHWGEPKTWYGVPGSQAEKFEQSMKAAAPELFHSQPDLLHQLVTIMNPNILTSEGVPVYRTDQHAGEFVVTFPRAYHAGFNQGYNFAEAVNFAPADWLKIGRECISHYSNLRRFCVFSHDELVCKMSLEPDSLDIGIATATYHDMLQMVDDEKKLRKNLLEWGVTEAEREAFELLPDDERQCEVCKTTCFLSAVTCSCHSSQLVCLRHFTELCDCPPEKHTLRYRYTLDELPIMLQKLKLKAESFDSWVTKVKEAMDPDKKSDKIELNELKELLNEAESKKFPDSELLTALTTAVQDAEKCASVAQQLLNNKQRTRTRQSVETKYKLTVEELTLFYKEITNLCCELKESDGVKFILDQVLQFQKEAEEFESKEDDCDIEQLEKCIDFGDSICIELPQLVRLKQKLAQIQWLDEVKTLQEDPKSIHRDDLAKLIEKGMTIPPHLSIENTLSELQALMLAIDNWEEKAKLYLHTKNRQTIASLEEFIGEADKVEAYLPSLDVLQDTLNKAKNWSKMVEDVQARDNFPYYNTLDDLIKRGRNIPLHLDALPILESTLSQAKTWKERTARTFLRKNSHYTLMEALSPRIGVGIQALKSKKNKSEESVGPVFVCDTKLDDSNDSATIVAAFKLAEQREMEAMRNLRERNLMKTEIEDSRYCVCRRPRFGLMLQCELCKDWFHSNCVPLPKTSYKGKLPMSREIKFLCPCCLRSRRPRLETILALLVSLQKIPIRLPEGEALQCLTERAMNWQDRARQALATDEISSALAKLSVLSQKLVEAAAREKTEKIISSELKKAANNPELHQRVQAIAPLSGVHSDDSMISTADDDDDVVTIDDDEPSCSTFNSNEHAYSYISKIQRKSQSSDSSDVAVALSQAARLRLEELMMEGDLLEVALDETQHIWRILSHTNSPSTVRKYATYDDVQTNPNQETRDVRKRGRKRKSEEFELLKKLGRQKMEEKNLAKRKGLQKEKKSAGSPVPMKRGPRKMKRKEGEEGPKKRGGNRKKTKQDTSDEEDDCAAVNCLRPSGREVDWVQCDGGCEGWFHMHCVGLDRTEIAEEDDYICSNCKEAEQNSTGYQGTDSDADIQETTSFVRTY; from the exons AACTGGCAGCCACCATTCGCTGTTGATGTTGataaattcaaatttgttCCAAGAATACAAAGACTAAATGAACTGGAAGCGAAAACAAGAATAAAACTTAATTTCTTGGATCAAATCGCAAAATTCTGGGAGCTTCAAGGTTCTTCGTTAAAAATTCCTCTTGTGGAGCGCAAAGCTCTTGATTTATATTCTCTGCATAAGATAGTTACCGATGAAG GTGGCATTGAAACTGTAACAAGGGAAAGAAGATgggcaaaaattgcaaataaacTAGGTTATCCTTCTGGACGTAGTGTTGGAagcattttaaaaaatcattatgaaagaattttatatCCGTTTGACGTTTTTAAACAGGGCAAAGCATTAACAGACATT aaaattgaGCCAGATTCCAATGTAAATGAGAAAAAAGATCGTGACTACAAGCCACATGGAATTATATCAAGGCAGCAAATTAAACCTCCAACTGAAAAATTTTCACGTCGATCAAAAAGGTTCAATGCCCAAGAGGAAAAGCAAGAAGTATCTGTTAAACAAGAAGATTGTAAGGAAGAGTGTGATGATTCAGATACTGATTTTAAAGATGGACTTAGAAGTAAGGATTTCGATGACAATAGCAAAGAGCTTAAAAAGTTACAATTTTATGGAGCTGGCCCGAAAATGGCTGGATTCAATACCAAAGAAGCCAAGAAGTCGAATAAAACTAGGGGTGTAAAGCTTGTTTATGAATTTGATCCT CTGGCAAAATACATTTGTCATAATTGTGGAAGAGGCGACAACGAAGAAAGTATGCTTTTATGCGATGGATGTGACGATAGTTATCATACTTTCTGTTTAATGCCACCGCTAACAGAAATACCAAAAGGCGATTGGCGGTGTCCAAAATGTGTTGCTGAAGAAGTATCCAAGCCGATGGAAGCATTTGGATTTGAGCAAGCTCAAAGGGAATATACTCTTCAACAATTCGGTGAAATGGCTGATCAATTCAAGAGTGATTATTTTAACATGCCTGTACAT ATGGTGCCAACATCTTTGGTAGAGAAAGAATTTTGGCGGATAGTCTCTTCAATTGACGAAGATGTAACAGTTGAATATGGAGCAGATTTACATACCATGGACCATGGTTCTGGATTTCCAACGAAAACGagtgttaatttatttacatgCGATCAGGAGTATGCTGAATCATCAtggaatttgaataatttaccAGTTTTGCGTAGTAGCGTCCTAGGTCACATTAATGCCGACATCAGTGGTATGAAGGTACCATGGATGTATGTTGGGATGTGTTTTGCAACATTTTGTTGGCATAACGAGGATCATTGGAgctattcaattaattatttacattgGGGAGAGCCAAAAACATGGTATGGTGTGCCTGGCTCTCAGGCAGAAAAGTTTGAGCAGTCAATGAAAGCTGCTGCACCAGAATTGTTTCATAGTCAGCCAGATTTACTTCATCAATTAGTAACTATTATGAATCCTAACATATTAACAAGCGAAG GTGTTCCAGTATACAGAACTGATCAACATGCAGGTGAATTCGTGGTAACATTTCCCCGTGCGTATCACGCCGGTTTTAACCAAGGGTATAACTTTGCTGAAGCTGTGAATTTTGCACCTGCAGATTGG CTCAAAATTGGACGAGAATGCATATCGCATTATTCGAATTTAAGGCGATTTTGTGTATTCTCTCACGATGAATTGGTATGCAAAATGTCGTTGGAGCCAGATTCATTAGACATAGGAATTGCAACTGCAACTTATCATGACATGCTTCAAATGGTGGATGATGAGAAAAAATTGCGGAAAAATTTGTTGGAATGG GGTGTAACAGAAGCTGAACGTGAAGCATTTGAACTATTACCAGATGATGAGAGACAGTGTGAAGTGTGCAAAACAACTTGTTTTTTGAGTGCAGTTACATGTTCATGTCACAGTTCACAGTTAGTTTGCTTAAGACATTTCACAGAACTTTGTGACTGCCCTCCAGAAAAGCACACATTACGTTATCGCTATACTTTAGACGAATTACCAATTATGCTACAAAAGTTAAAGTTAAAAGCAGAGTCATTTGACTCTTGGGTGACAAAAGTAAAAGAAGCAATGGACCCTGATAAGAAAAGTGACAAAATTGAACTGAATGAATTAAAAGAACTTTTAAATGAAgcagaaagtaaaaaattcCCAGACAGTGAGTTGCTTACAGCTTTAACAACTGCTGTACAAGATGCTGAAAAATGTGCAAGTGTTGCACAACAACTTTTGAATAATAAACAGCGTACTAG GACTAGGCAATCTGTTGAAACTAAGTATAAGCTTACAGTAGAAGAGTTAACACTTTTCTACAAAGAAATTACAAATCTGTGCTGTGAACTTAAGGAATCCGATGGAGTTAAATTCATACTTGATCAAGTATTACAGTTTCAAAAAGAAGCAGAAGAGTTTGAATCTAAAGAGGATGATTGTGATATTGAACAGCTGGAAAAGTGTATTGATTTTGGTGATTCTATTTGCATTGAACTACCTCAACTCGTTCGTTTAAAACAA AAATTAGCACAAATACAATGGCTGGATGAAGTCAAAACTCTCCAAGAAGATCCAAAATCTATACATCGCGATGATCTCGCAAAATTAATCGAAAAAGGTATGACAATACCTCCTCACTTAAGTATAGAAAATACGCTTTCGGAATTACAAGCATTAATGCTTGCAATTGATAACTGGGAAGAGAAAGCAAAATTGTACCTTCATACAAAAAATCGACAAACCATCGCGTCTCTCGAAGAATTTATTGGCGAGGCTGATAAGGTAGAAGCTTATTTACCAAGTTTGGATGTTCTTCAAGACACATTAAATAAAGCAAAGAATTGGTCGAAGATGGTGGAAGACGTACAAGCAAGAGATAACTTTCCATATTATAATACATTAgatgatttaattaaacggGGTAGAAACATCCCATTGCACCTAGATGCTCTTCCAATCTTAGAATCGACTCTTTCTCAAGCAAAAACTTGGAAAGAAAGAACAGCAAGAACATTCCTAAGGAAAAATTCGCATTACACTTTAATGGAAGCATTGTCACCACGAATCGGAGTCGGTATACAAGCGCTGAAATCTAAGAAGAATAAGAGCGAAGAGTCAGTAGGGCCCGTTTTCGTCTGTGATACAAAATTGGACGATTCCAATGATTCGGCTACCATTGTAGCCGCGTTTAAATTAGCTGAACAACGCGAAATGGAAGCGATGAGAAATTTAAGGGAGAGAAACTTAATGAAGACCGAAATCGAAGATTCGAGGTATTGTGTCTGTCGTCGACCGAGGTTCGGGCTCATGCTTCAATGTGAACTTTGTAAAGATTGGTTCCATT CAAATTGTGTACCTTTACCAAAAACATCGTATAAAGGAAAGTTACCAATGTCAAGAGAAATCAAGTTTTTATGTCCTTGTTGTTTACGTTCacggcggccaagattggaaACAATTTTGGCTCTTCTAGTTAGTCTTCAAAAAATTCCAATCCGTTTACCGGAGGGTGAGGCATTGCAATGTTTAACAGAACGTGCAATGAATTGGCAG GACCGAGCCCGACAGGCCTTGGCTACAGATGAAATTTCATCTGCGCTAGCAAAATTGTCTGTATTGTCACAGAAATTAGTTGAAGCGGCAGCTCGCGAAAAAACCGAAAAAATTATTAGTAGTGAGTTAAAAAAGGCAGCAAATAATCCTGAATTGCATCAAAGGGTACAAGCTATTGCACCGCTTAGTGGTGTGCATTCAGATGATAGCATGATCAGTACGGCG GACGATGACGACGATGTTGTTACTATAGATGATGATGAGCCAAGTTGTAGTACATTCAACAGTAACGAACATGCATATTCTTATA TATCCAAAATTCAGCGTAAGTCACAATCGAGTGACTCGAGCGACGTTGCAGTTGCACTTTCACAAGCTGCAAGGTTGCGTTTAGAGGAACTAATGATGGAAGGTGATTTATTAGAAGTAGCGTTAGACGAAACGCAACACATCTGGCGTATATTAAGTCACACGAATAGTCCAAGCACCGTACGAAAGTATGCAACGTACGACGATGTTCAAACAAATCCCAATCAAGAGACGAGGGACGTGAGAAAACggggaagaaaaaggaaatctGAGGAATTCGAATTACTTAAGAAGCTTGGAAGacaaaaaatggaagaaaagaatttaGCTAAACGCAAGGGATTGCAGAAGGAGAAAAAATCTGCTGGTTCTCCGGTGCCAATGAAGCGTGGACCTCGAAAG ATGAAACGCAAAGAGGGTGAAGAAGGCCCAAAGAAAAGAGGTGGCAACAGAAAGAAGACGAAGCAGGATACATCTGACGAAGAAGATGATTGCGCTGCTGTTAATTGCTTACGACCCAGCG GTAGGGAAGTTGATTGGGTACAGTGTGACGGTGGCTGTGAGGGTTGGTTCCATATGCACTGCGTTGGCTTGGATCGCACAGAAATAGCTGAGGAAGACGATTACATATGCAGTAATTGTAAAGAAGCAGAACAAAACTCGACG GGATACCAAGGTACAGACAGTGACGCAGATATTCAAGAAACGACGTCCTTCGTCAGGACCTACTAG